A region from the Paludicola sp. MB14-C6 genome encodes:
- a CDS encoding hemolysin family protein: MDDVGRYLGSIVIFLLLTVIAMFFSGHEAAIVSLNESRLKRLAEEDNPKAKKLLTIKEHQFHFLLKMDICATFCIVAACLVGTYVYSPVLQVLFEKWFGKAGWISVVSFLIIFVLSVFIAFVIGKTLPKKLVANKPESFALFSVDFIRVLGALFKPITFMIMKTAKGFIKLIGINPSSENSDVTEEEIRMLVDVGNENGTIELSEREMINNVFEFNDRTAEEIMTHRTDIIAVEKEDPLSEVIQLGIEEGFSRIPVYDDVIDNIVGIIYVKDLLTLIGTLDISGKKTEEFMRGVIYAPESARCRMLFKELKEKKTHMAVIVDEYGGTAGVVTMEDLLESIVGNIQDEYDQEDDEVKKIDENNYSLDGGLSIEEIEKLFDISLSVDEDTETLGGLIVNTLGRIPSEEEFPTVAVCGVEFTVAKVEDRRVVRVNAKVLPQTQQIEDK, translated from the coding sequence ATGGACGACGTCGGGCGATATTTAGGTAGTATTGTAATTTTTTTACTACTAACCGTAATCGCAATGTTTTTTTCAGGTCATGAAGCAGCAATTGTATCATTGAACGAAAGTAGATTAAAACGATTAGCGGAAGAAGATAACCCAAAGGCTAAAAAACTGTTGACAATCAAAGAGCATCAGTTTCATTTTTTACTGAAAATGGATATCTGTGCTACGTTTTGTATTGTAGCAGCTTGTTTGGTTGGAACATATGTATATTCACCTGTGTTGCAAGTATTATTCGAAAAATGGTTTGGAAAAGCGGGTTGGATTTCTGTAGTTTCGTTTTTGATCATTTTCGTTCTTTCTGTTTTTATAGCTTTTGTTATTGGTAAAACACTGCCGAAAAAACTAGTTGCAAATAAGCCGGAATCATTTGCATTGTTTTCTGTAGATTTTATTCGAGTGTTAGGTGCTTTATTTAAACCGATTACTTTTATGATTATGAAAACAGCAAAAGGTTTTATCAAACTAATCGGTATTAATCCAAGCAGTGAAAACAGTGATGTAACCGAAGAAGAGATTCGTATGCTTGTGGATGTTGGAAATGAAAATGGCACCATTGAGTTATCTGAACGTGAAATGATTAACAATGTGTTCGAGTTTAATGATCGAACTGCAGAAGAAATTATGACTCACAGAACCGATATCATAGCTGTGGAAAAAGAAGATCCATTATCTGAAGTGATTCAACTTGGCATTGAAGAGGGCTTTTCTCGTATACCGGTTTATGATGATGTGATAGATAATATTGTGGGTATAATATATGTGAAAGATTTGCTGACTTTGATTGGCACATTAGATATTAGCGGCAAAAAAACGGAAGAGTTTATGCGTGGCGTAATTTATGCTCCTGAATCAGCACGTTGTAGAATGCTCTTTAAGGAGCTAAAAGAAAAGAAAACACATATGGCCGTTATTGTAGATGAATACGGTGGAACTGCTGGTGTCGTTACAATGGAGGATTTATTGGAATCTATTGTTGGTAATATACAAGATGAATATGACCAAGAGGATGATGAAGTTAAAAAAATCGATGAAAATAACTATTCTTTAGATGGCGGATTGAGTATAGAAGAAATTGAGAAATTATTTGATATCAGCTTATCTGTGGATGAAGATACGGAAACACTCGGTGGATTAATTGTCAATACATTGGGAAGAATTCCATCCGAAGAGGAATTTCCGACTGTAGCGGTTTGTGGTGTGGAATTTACTGTTGCAAAAGTTGAGGACAGACGTGTGGTTCGAGTGAATGCAAAAGTTTTGCCTCAAACGCAACAGATAGAAGATAAATAA
- a CDS encoding TIGR00282 family metallophosphoesterase, producing MKVLMIGDVISQLGCDFLRQKLPQLKREMKIDVVIANGENSAVGNGILPTSAKSLLDSGVDIITTGNHVYKRFEILNYFEENDQVIRPANFPDSASGKGYYIYDGGYYQLAVINLLGTSFMEPLACPFETMDKLLEKIDCKYILVDFHAEATGEKKALGYYLDGKVSAVVGTHTHVQTADEQILPQGTGFITDLGMTGPIDSVLGVNPQNVITRLRTHMPTRFEVAEGKCRMECVLLELCEKTGKCNHITRLRIE from the coding sequence ATGAAGGTATTGATGATTGGTGATGTTATATCACAATTAGGATGTGATTTTCTTCGCCAAAAATTACCGCAACTAAAGCGGGAAATGAAAATAGATGTTGTCATTGCAAATGGAGAAAACTCAGCAGTTGGAAACGGAATATTGCCGACAAGTGCAAAGTCTTTGCTTGATAGTGGGGTTGACATTATAACAACTGGCAACCATGTATATAAACGATTTGAAATATTAAACTATTTTGAAGAAAATGATCAGGTAATTCGTCCTGCAAACTTTCCGGATTCAGCAAGTGGAAAAGGTTATTATATTTATGATGGCGGTTACTATCAGCTAGCGGTTATCAATTTGTTGGGAACTTCTTTCATGGAGCCGCTTGCATGCCCTTTTGAAACAATGGACAAACTGCTCGAAAAAATCGATTGTAAATATATTTTAGTTGATTTCCATGCAGAAGCCACAGGTGAGAAAAAAGCTTTGGGTTATTATTTAGATGGCAAAGTAAGTGCAGTAGTTGGTACTCATACACATGTGCAGACTGCGGATGAACAGATTTTGCCTCAGGGAACAGGCTTTATAACGGATTTGGGTATGACAGGGCCGATTGATTCAGTACTTGGAGTAAATCCACAAAATGTAATTACTCGATTAAGAACCCATATGCCAACTCGATTTGAGGTAGCCGAAGGTAAATGTCGAATGGAATGTGTATTGTTGGAATTGTGCGAAAAAACGGGAAAATGTAACCATATTACGAGATTACGGATTGAATAA
- a CDS encoding Asp23/Gls24 family envelope stress response protein, with the protein MYDTYLCEAALLKAKISIASKEMSFMVKLENHLGVIDVSHEYFVNLVGSAVISCFGVAAMATADATQGFLQKFKRNDNLDKGIRVRVKNQKLVIDLHIIVTYGTNISAIVKSIMHKVQYTVEENTGFSVARVNVFVDGMKTV; encoded by the coding sequence ATGTACGATACGTATTTATGTGAAGCAGCTTTGTTAAAAGCAAAAATAAGTATTGCATCAAAGGAGATGTCTTTTATGGTAAAGCTTGAAAATCATTTGGGCGTAATTGATGTATCACATGAGTATTTTGTGAACTTAGTTGGTAGTGCTGTTATTAGTTGCTTTGGTGTTGCTGCAATGGCAACTGCAGACGCAACGCAAGGATTTTTACAGAAGTTCAAAAGAAATGATAACTTAGATAAAGGCATACGTGTGCGTGTGAAAAATCAAAAACTTGTTATTGATTTGCATATTATTGTTACTTATGGAACAAATATTTCAGCAATAGTAAAAAGCATCATGCATAAAGTACAATATACCGTCGAAGAAAATACTGGTTTCAGCGTAGCAAGAGTGAATGTTTTTGTTGACGGGATGAAGACTGTATAA
- a CDS encoding DAK2 domain-containing protein has product MIQGNVLAKAIISGANNITNNKQMVDELNVFPVPDGDTGTNMSMTINAGKKELELLDNPTVEKAAEVAASALLRGARGNSGVILSLLFRGFAKGLKGKTEANGQDLAKALTLGVEAAYKAVMKPTEGTILTVARVAAEHATELALQTNDTTIVFDEIVARAKEALDQTPEMLPVLKKAGVVDAGGMGLLVIFKGMQAVICSGEEVKTVEKTTTNKAVAPVLNAVAEYEGEITFTYCTEFIVDKKEDCPDALKLRAYLETIGDSVVCVDDETIIKVHVHTNNPGNALQEGLKFGQLINMKIENMREQHQAKINESERTKASDEYLPVDPEKQFGFVAVCAGAGLQGLFADLGVDKIVSGGQTMNPSTDDILRAIEATPAETVFVLPNNKNIIMAAEQAVKLADRRVCVLQTRTIPQGISAMLAFDPEASYSENRLNMTKQFDRVQTGLVTFAARDSEFDGHSIKKGEILGLDNGKLSFTEKDLNKALLRLTKTLAKKSDGTFITIIYGSDVTDEQAEKVYNSISEKYGNEYEINLINGGQPVYYYILSVE; this is encoded by the coding sequence GTGATACAAGGAAATGTTTTAGCAAAAGCTATTATTTCAGGTGCGAATAATATCACGAATAATAAACAAATGGTGGATGAATTGAACGTATTTCCTGTTCCAGATGGTGATACAGGAACGAATATGTCAATGACAATTAACGCAGGCAAAAAGGAATTGGAGTTATTAGATAATCCAACCGTAGAAAAAGCTGCTGAAGTTGCAGCATCTGCTTTATTACGTGGAGCAAGAGGAAACTCCGGAGTTATTTTATCTTTGTTGTTCAGAGGCTTTGCAAAAGGATTAAAAGGAAAAACAGAAGCCAATGGGCAGGATTTAGCCAAAGCGTTGACACTAGGTGTTGAAGCTGCATATAAAGCAGTTATGAAGCCAACAGAAGGAACGATTCTAACCGTTGCAAGAGTTGCTGCTGAACATGCAACAGAATTAGCTTTACAAACCAATGATACAACGATTGTATTTGATGAAATTGTAGCAAGAGCAAAAGAAGCATTAGACCAAACACCTGAAATGCTTCCTGTATTGAAAAAAGCAGGAGTAGTGGATGCAGGTGGTATGGGTTTACTTGTAATATTCAAAGGAATGCAAGCAGTAATCTGCTCAGGTGAAGAAGTTAAAACAGTTGAAAAAACAACTACGAATAAGGCTGTAGCTCCTGTATTGAATGCTGTTGCGGAATATGAAGGCGAAATTACCTTTACTTATTGTACAGAGTTTATTGTAGATAAAAAAGAGGATTGTCCTGATGCATTAAAGCTAAGAGCATATCTTGAGACAATAGGCGATAGCGTTGTATGTGTGGATGATGAAACGATTATAAAAGTACATGTTCATACGAACAATCCTGGTAATGCATTGCAAGAAGGATTGAAGTTTGGCCAGTTAATCAATATGAAAATCGAAAATATGCGTGAGCAGCATCAAGCAAAAATCAATGAATCAGAACGAACAAAGGCGAGCGATGAGTATTTACCGGTAGATCCAGAAAAACAATTCGGTTTTGTTGCAGTATGTGCAGGAGCAGGTTTACAAGGGTTGTTTGCTGATTTAGGTGTTGATAAAATTGTGAGTGGTGGTCAGACAATGAATCCAAGCACAGACGACATTTTACGTGCAATTGAAGCTACTCCGGCTGAAACAGTATTTGTATTACCAAATAATAAAAATATTATTATGGCTGCGGAACAAGCAGTAAAACTTGCAGATAGAAGAGTATGTGTATTGCAAACACGAACAATACCGCAAGGGATTTCAGCAATGCTTGCATTTGATCCAGAAGCGAGTTATAGCGAAAACCGTTTGAATATGACAAAGCAATTTGATAGAGTTCAAACCGGTTTAGTAACATTTGCTGCAAGAGATAGCGAGTTTGATGGACATTCCATTAAAAAAGGTGAAATATTAGGACTTGATAACGGTAAGCTCAGTTTCACAGAAAAAGATTTAAATAAAGCACTTCTTCGTTTAACCAAAACGTTAGCAAAAAAATCCGACGGAACATTCATTACGATTATTTATGGTAGTGACGTAACAGATGAGCAAGCGGAGAAAGTTTATAATTCCATTTCAGAAAAATACGGAAATGAATATGAAATAAACCTAATCAATGGTGGGCAACCGGTTTATTATTACATTCTTTCTGTTGAATAA